A section of the Bacillus sp. V2I10 genome encodes:
- a CDS encoding PepSY-associated TM helix domain-containing protein — translation MSKTLSLYQFSRKVHKWAGLILSVVFMFIAVTGLLLVYYIPLGLGTDLKTGVKADPSKSIPIEKVISITTSQELPGIKSVEDIFRIELSPGSNVFRVRLENNQEVQIDASTGKVLSTKPDYSGFLISLHDGSTFGNLYRYSALTMAGLSLILLSFSGYYMIGFPLYKRLMARKNAKNLEI, via the coding sequence TTGTCGAAAACTTTAAGCTTGTATCAATTTAGCCGAAAAGTACATAAATGGGCTGGACTGATTTTATCGGTTGTTTTTATGTTTATCGCTGTAACAGGACTTTTGCTAGTGTATTATATTCCACTTGGATTAGGTACTGATTTAAAGACAGGGGTTAAAGCAGATCCTAGTAAATCGATACCTATTGAAAAGGTTATCTCCATTACGACTTCTCAGGAACTTCCAGGTATAAAATCGGTTGAAGATATCTTTAGAATAGAATTAAGCCCAGGTTCAAATGTATTCCGTGTTCGCTTAGAAAACAATCAAGAAGTTCAAATTGATGCGAGCACTGGGAAAGTTTTATCAACAAAGCCAGATTACTCAGGCTTTCTCATTTCTTTACATGATGGATCTACTTTTGGCAATCTGTATAGATACAGTGCTCTAACAATGGCAGGTTTATCCCTAATTCTGCTATCATTTTCAGGGTATTATATGATTGGCTTTCCGCTTTATAAGCGTCTAATGGCGAGAAAAAACGCAAAAAATTTGGAAATTTAG